The Klebsiella electrica genome contains the following window.
CATCGCGAATCAGAATGGCATCGAGGACCTGATCCAGCCTGTCGGTTTCGTCTTCGTCCAGGCAGTTATCATGATCATACTCCACGGCCAGCAAGCGCCAGTCACCGATCCGCCTGTCCATCAGACGGGGAGTGACGGACGGCGTCAGCGCGGCGGCGATGCGCTTCGTATCCCGGTGGACGATTTCCGATATCTGCGTGAGGGAGGCTTTCAGGAAGGCCAGCAGATCGTCACATTCCGCCGCTGTCAGCCACTCCTGAGCGTAAGGCAGGCGGATAACCTGACAGTCAGCCAGCCGCTCCGGATGCGGATATGCCTGCACCGGAAAGAGATGCAGACGAGCCGGGGTTCCCGCCAGCCGCCGGGCGCTGGCGAGCAACAACGCAGCCCGGCCATACGTCAGCGGCTGACAAAGCTGTTCCGTAAGCGTGAGGATTTCCACGCCACTGAGAGAGCCGCAGGCGGCAAGCCAGCCGGGTACGGTTTCGGGGGCGACGGGCGCCATATCAACAGTGTCGGGCCAGCCAGCCTGGCGCAGCATCCGGTCGCCGTGACGCAGAATAAGCGTGTTAAGGGTTTCTTTTTTCATCATTATCGTCTCTGTCCGGGTTATATCTCCCCGCCGCGTGGCGGGGCGATCTGCTGTCAGCTTTTCAGTAATGCCCGCATTTTTGCTGTATCCGCCAGGCGGCGCATTACGCTTTCCGGCACCGGGAGATTGCGATCCCGTGCGGTCCATTCCCTGTCCCACAATGCCTGTTCGGCGGTAATCAGCAGGGTTTCAAGCAGGTCAACCGGCACAGTCACCCTCTGCCCGTTCTCTTTCACCTGGTCTATCAGTGCCATCACCAGGCCGGCTGACACGCCCGACTCAAGCCGTTGTTCTTCCGGTATAGTGTCCATGCGTTCCAGTACTGCCCTTACGTCATGTTCTGAAAAGGAATATTCCATCCCGTCAGCCAGCGCTTCAATATCCGCCGGGGTCCAGATAATCAGGTTCAGCGGGGTTTCTGCGGGATATTGCTCATTCAGCATCCTGCAAAGATCTTCACGGGTTCCGTACATGTTCTCTCCTCAATCCAGAAAGCTTTCATCGAGCATCAGTGCAATATTGAACGCCTCATCCATCAGGACGCTGAGACGTCGCAGACTGATACCGGCAAGCCGTTCCGCCAGTCCGTCGTACCGGTAGTGGTACGTGTCTTCCAGCACTTTCAGGGTGGTTTTCAGGTCGCAAAGATTGTTCGCCAGCCCGGCCATATCGCGGCGCAGGGCTTCGTGTCCGTCGTAATTCATTACGCGGCCTCCGGAAGCCATTCATCGTTCGCCGCCGGGGTATTTACGGCCCGGTGCATGGCGGCCAGTCGTTCGGTTCCGGCCCGGTGGTACTGCGCCAGCATTTCGATGCCGATATAGCGGCGTCCGGCACGGTATGCAGCGACGCAGGTCGAACCGCTTCCGGCAAACGGGTCGAGAACAATCGCGCCCGGAGCGCTGAATGACTCAATCAGCGGCTGTAGCGCCTCCACTGGTTTCTGCGTCGGATGCAGGGTATTACCGGTATACGGGAAGGGCAGCACATCCGGCAGCGGTTTAAGGGGCGGCACGGGGCGGCCTTTGGCAAGGACATAAGCCCCTTCATGGCAGTAGTCCACAAATCCGCGTCGGGCCCTGGCGTTACGACGGTTGGAGGCATAGTTTTTGGTGAACACAAGCTGGCCCACGGCATAGAATCCTGCCGCCTTCCACGCGGCCATAAAGCGGTCCACACGGTTCCAGCCGTAGAAGCTCACCATCAGCGCGTCTTTTTTAAGGACGCGGTACATCTCCAGCGTGGCCGGTTGCAGCCATTCGTCCGTCACATCCCCGGCAATCTGTCTGCCCTGACGGTCCTTAAAACCGACGAGGTAAGGCGGATCGGTCACAATAAGGTCCACGGCACGGTCGGGGAATCCGCGCATCACATCAATACAGTTCCCGAGAATGAATCTGGACATGGCAGCACTCCTGTAGTCTGAGGGGGCAGGAGGCATCACCGCGATACCGTTCCCTGCCGCACGCTGCCTGTTCATCGCGTCCGGTCACGGGTCAGGCCGACCGTGGAATACCGCAGCCGTCCGTCTTTTGGACGGCAAGGATATGCCGCGAAAGCGGCTTGAAGGGCGTTCCTTAAAAAGGCGAGGGACTGGCGTACACTCTCAACGACGCCGGGCCGGAGCGGAAAAACCGCCCGTCCCGTACCAGACCGGACGCGAGACACTGGCAGCGGGCGGCAGGCTTGCGTTAACTCCAGGCGAACGGGGAATTACCGGCATACCTGTCCACAAATCCGGGGCTTAAGATTGTGGATAACCTGAAGGCAAACGACGGAGAAGCGCGGGAGAACAGACGCCACCACGCCTGTTCTTTTTTTGAACAACCGGAAAGTTTGTATCAGCTGTTCAGGGATTTATCCCCGGCCAGGGACAGGCCAATATAGACGCCCGCCCCCCAGATGACCTGCGACAAAATGAAAACCCACTGCGGAACGTCGAAAACCAGAAGCGGAAGCAGACATACCGTCACAATGCCAATCAGCCGGCTGCCAAATTTTCTGCGCACCGGTTCACTGCTGTCGACGGGAATGCGGGCGAGACGGAGAACATTTCTGAATCCTGGTGACATGAGAACCTCCCTGGGATGCCAGTCATTTGAAATCGGTGTAGTAGTGGATGTGATTCGTACTGTTAGTCGCCGAATGCACGCCGCATATTTTTCTTTATTTCCCGGGTATCCGACCCGGACACCGGCGCGGCAGATGCTGCCGGCGTATCCGGTACTGCAGCTGCAGCCCTGTTCACGTCAGCGGTGCCGGCCATCTGCTGAACCAGTGCCTGCAGCTCACTGACCGAGGT
Protein-coding sequences here:
- a CDS encoding DNA methylase, translated to MSRFILGNCIDVMRGFPDRAVDLIVTDPPYLVGFKDRQGRQIAGDVTDEWLQPATLEMYRVLKKDALMVSFYGWNRVDRFMAAWKAAGFYAVGQLVFTKNYASNRRNARARRGFVDYCHEGAYVLAKGRPVPPLKPLPDVLPFPYTGNTLHPTQKPVEALQPLIESFSAPGAIVLDPFAGSGSTCVAAYRAGRRYIGIEMLAQYHRAGTERLAAMHRAVNTPAANDEWLPEAA
- a CDS encoding DUF1380 family protein, whose amino-acid sequence is MYGTREDLCRMLNEQYPAETPLNLIIWTPADIEALADGMEYSFSEHDVRAVLERMDTIPEEQRLESGVSAGLVMALIDQVKENGQRVTVPVDLLETLLITAEQALWDREWTARDRNLPVPESVMRRLADTAKMRALLKS